Sequence from the Nocardia brasiliensis genome:
CCGCTGAGCGTGTACGACGCCGCATGGAACCTGATCACATGGAATCCGCTGTGGGCCGCGCTGTTCGGCGACCCGACACCGCTGCGTGGCCTCGAACGCAACGCCGTGTGGTGGGCCTTCGTCGACATGCCCGCCGAATTCCCGCCGGCGGTGAACCGGGGCTCCGGCGCCAGGGCCGCCTACGTCTGCGACCTGCGGACCGCGTCGGCCCGCTACCCGCACGACCGCGCCCTGCATCACCTGATCCGCGAGATACGCACCGCCAGCGCCGATTTCGCCGCCCTCTGGGACGCCGCCGCGGTCGGTGTGCACGAACCGATGACCAAAACTGTCGAGCACGCGGAAATCGGCCCGATCACACTGGACTGCGACATCCTCGCGGCACTCGGCACCGACCTGCGCATCATCGCCCTCAGTGCGCCGACCGGCAGCCCACCCGCCGAACAGCTCAGGATGCTCGACGTCTCTCGGCGCCTCGCAGCGACATAGCCGACCCTGCGGCGGATGCTGGGTGATCAGAAAAGTAGGGGTGAGCATCCGGCCGGTTCGGCGTGCCCGGCCGGATGCTTGGGGATCGCGCTACTTCCCGTACTTGTCCATGATTTCCTGCACCATCTGTTGATAAATCGGAGATTCGGGATTGAGCAGGTGCAGCCGCTGCGCGACCGTGAGATCGGGTTCGGTAAACGGGTCCACCGGAAGGCAGGCCTCTACGCCGGGGGCCATGTTTCCATCAGCATCCATGTATTCGGTACACGGGCGCAGCTGGCTGATGTCGAAGTCCGGCTCGGCATTGGCGCCACTGGCCAGCGCGACCCCGCCCAGAACAACACTGGTTGCCACCGCGGACGCAGCCAGAATCCGGTTGAATCGACTCCGGTAAGCGGGTTTCGAACTCATTCTCCATCTCCCTGTCTCTATGTTCGCCGCACTTCTGTGCGACGCCAACTACGTTGCCGATGGCATGTAACAGGAATGTCCCAGTTGGGAACTGGCGCGGTCGCAACCAAGCGGGCAATCGCCGTGACAATGGCAATTCGAATTTGTTGCCCTGAGCCGCTTTCGCGTCGCTGGGGCGATGTCAGCCAGCGGCGATGGTGGCCGAGGCGATAGCGGCGGTCACGCCGCTGGTCGGCAGCATCCGGTAGCGACGAGTCCGAGCCGGTAGCGCAAGCAGCAGGCCGGTCGCGGCGGCGATATGGCCGCTGGGGAAGCCTGGGCAGCCGGTTGCCGTGCGGCTGGTGCTCGCCCGCCGAGCGTCGCAGATCTCATCGGGGCAGGACGCAGCGGAAAACGGTCGTATCGCCTTCGCGGTGGTAGACGACATCGCCGCCCAGGAGCCTGGCGTTCTCCCTCGCGATGGCCAGCCCGAGACCTGCTCCGCCGGTGCGGGTTCGCGATTCCGATACCTTGTACATCCGTTCGAAGACGCGATCGGCCTGTTCGGCGGGTATACCAACGCCGTGGTCACGGACTTCGACCCACGACGAGGCCGCAGAGCTGCCGATGGTGATGGTGACCGGTGGGTGTCCGTGCCGGAGCGCATTGCCGACGAGGTTCGCGATGATGGCCTCCAGGCGGCGCGGGTCGCTGTTAATCGTTGGGCCCACACCGGTTTCGGGCAGCACCGTTACCCGATGAGACCAACCACGCAGCCGTAGCGTGCGAAGCGTCAGGTTGGCGAGATCGACCGATTCCGACAGGACCGACGCGGTGCCGCGGTCGCGTTGCGACATTTCGAGCAGGTCGTCCACCAGGCGCGCGAGATCCGTGATCTGCGAACCGATCAGCCGCGCGGCGGTTCCGGCGTGGCCGCCTTGCCCGGCCAGCTCCTCGTCGAGTACCTCCGCGGCCGGCACGAGTGCGGCGAGCGGACTGCGCAATTCATGTGCGACGTCGCTGACGAAGCGCTTGGCGCGTTCGTCCTGTTCCGTCAAGCCGCGGATGGTTTCCCGTTGCCGCTCCACCATGTCGTTGAATGTGGTTGTGACATCCTGGAATTCGTCGATATCGGTGTCCGGCAGCCGGCTGTCCGGCGCGCCGTCGGCGACTTCGCGGGCGGCACTCTGGATGCCGCGCAGGGGGCGGACGATGGATCGCGTGAGAGCGAATCCCAGTGCTGTGCCGATGACCGCGCAGCCGAGTACCGACAGCACGATGATCCACAGGAGCTGGTGCAGTTTCTCCTGCACTCCGGCTAACTCGCGAACGGTATAGATGGAGACGTAACGGTCTGTGGCACCGCTTGTTTCGGGAGCGGAATAGCCGATGGCCACTCTCCGGCCCGGCAACCGTTGGAACAGATACATGTCTCGCGAGCGGTCGAGCTTCTCGCGCAGCCCGGCGGAGATCTCGCCCAGCTGAGTGTCCCCTTGACGCACCACCGCGCCGTTCACCGTCACGGTGTAGTTGTTGTACGGGGAATTGAGGTAGTCGGTCCCGTGGCCCGACTTCTCGATATCCCGCCGAAACTCGGTGTAGACACTCTGCTGCGCACCTTCGTAGACCCAGCCCCGCACCTTCACCGCGAGCGCACCACCGGTCGACATGGCCGTCACACAGGCGACGAAGATCATGGCCACCAGGATTCGGTCGCGCATGCTCGTGAGCACGCGCCACCGCGCCCGTCGTCTCACGGCGCGGCTCGGAATCGGTAGCCGAATCCGCGGACCGTCTCGATCATGCTGTCCCCGTTCGCATCGTCGAGCTTGCCGCGCAGTCGTAGGACGGCATTGTCGACGAGCCGCGAATCGCCGAGAAAGTCCTGTTTCCAGGCCAATTCGAACAGCTGCTCGCGACTGAGCACCTGTCCCGGGTGGTCGGCGAGCACGAACAGCAGGCGCTTCTCGGTCGGGCTGAGGCGCAACGGGACACCGTCGCGGGTGACCTCGGCGGCGAGCCGATCGATTCGCACGCCCGATCCGGCGCCGTCCGCCGGTGGCGGATCGGCAACGGCCGACGACGACTGCCGCCTGACGAGTGCCTTGATCCGGGCGTCGAGCACGCGCGGACTGACCGGCTTGATCACATACTCGTCCGCCCCGACCTCCAGCCCGGCCACGATGTCGACGTCGTCGGATCGTGCCGTGAGCATCAGGATCGGGATCGAACTCCACCGCCGGATATTCCGGCAGATCGCGAACCCGTCCTCGCCCGGCAAACCCACATCCAGCACGACGACATCGGCCTCGGCCACTCGCGCCGCGAGATCCGCCGTCGCCTCCGACAGATGGTCGACGTGATGTCCGAGACGTTCCAGCGACATCACAAGAGCCTCGACAATCTGCGGGTCATCCTCCACCAGTAGTAGGTTCATCGACCAATTGTCTCCCGCGGACCACGCTGTTCCTCGAAGAGGCACGCCAGCCCAGCGTCCACCGGCATCGGGTTCAGGCGGCGGACAGCCCGGACGGCGGTGAGTTCGAAATGCCAGAACTCGTTCGCATATGTCTGGCAAAAGCCGTAGTCGCCGACATACCGCGCCACCCAATCGACTGCCTGCACCGCCGGTCCGAGACCACCGACCACACCAGCGACAGCAAGGCGGCCGACTTCATCGAAGTGTGGAAGTCGCGGCAGGGTACGAACCGAAAGGGGTTGCGGGGGTGAGCTGGTCGGCGCCGTCGCTACTGGTGGGTGTGCCGCTCATGACTCTGTGGCCTCGTCGATGGCCTCATCGAGGCCGATGGTGATGGCCCGTGCTTCGAACTGTGCCCAGGCGTAGAGGTCATCGAGGCGGGAACGAACGGGATCGCCGAAGAGTGGAACGGCAATCGCCCTGATGGGGTTGGTGTGGAAGAACTTCTCCGACACCGTCAGTGAGGTGCTTCCCAGGCCAGTCCAGCGGCTTCCGCCGCCTCGCCGAGGCGTTTGTCGTATGCGACCACCGCGGTGAGGTCCGCGCCCATCTCGAGGGCTGTGGCGAGATGGATCGCATCCAGGCTGCGCACTGATGCTGGTGATACAGCGGCTGCGTTCGCCCGGACGATGCCATCGATTTCGAGCATGTCTATCCGGGCGAGCACTCCGGGTACGTGGACGAGATCAGCTGGTTCGGCGGCCCGCACGGCACGGGCCAGTTCGACCTCGACGAGAGAGGATGCGACCCAGGGCAAGTCGGGTCGTTCATCGAGCCACCGGACGAGCGCCGCCGTCTCGGCTTCCGGATGGACCAACTTGACCAGGGCGCTGGTATCGAGATAGAGCATCAGTACCGCTCGTTATCGCGCAGAGCCTGCAGGGCGGCGCCCACTCGGTTCGCGTTATCGGCGGGTGCGCGATCGAGCCGGCGACGAATATCAGCGAGTAGGTCTGCGCGTCCCCTCGAGGCCGGACGCATTCTGCCTTCGGCCGTCAATCGGGCCCGCGCATCACGCGTCGGATCGACCGGGACGATTCGGCCGACGATCGTGCCCCGCTCGGTGATGTCTACGGTCTCTCCCGCCTTGACCAGAGCCAAGGTCCGCGCGGTG
This genomic interval carries:
- a CDS encoding type II toxin-antitoxin system Phd/YefM family antitoxin, which produces MTAIPIRELSHHTARTLALVKAGETVDITERGTIVGRIVPVDPTRDARARLTAEGRMRPASRGRADLLADIRRRLDRAPADNANRVGAALQALRDNERY
- a CDS encoding type II toxin-antitoxin system VapC family toxin yields the protein MLYLDTSALVKLVHPEAETAALVRWLDERPDLPWVASSLVEVELARAVRAAEPADLVHVPGVLARIDMLEIDGIVRANAAAVSPASVRSLDAIHLATALEMGADLTAVVAYDKRLGEAAEAAGLAWEAPH
- a CDS encoding response regulator transcription factor, giving the protein MNLLLVEDDPQIVEALVMSLERLGHHVDHLSEATADLAARVAEADVVVLDVGLPGEDGFAICRNIRRWSSIPILMLTARSDDVDIVAGLEVGADEYVIKPVSPRVLDARIKALVRRQSSSAVADPPPADGAGSGVRIDRLAAEVTRDGVPLRLSPTEKRLLFVLADHPGQVLSREQLFELAWKQDFLGDSRLVDNAVLRLRGKLDDANGDSMIETVRGFGYRFRAAP
- a CDS encoding helix-turn-helix transcriptional regulator — translated: MSATTDLGRALHAWRDRLEPTEVGLPADSPRRAPGLRREELARLANLSVDYIIRLEQGRATNPSRQVLSALTRALRLSVAEREHLYVLAGHAAPNPAHVSDHVPPGVQRLLDQLTATPLSVYDAAWNLITWNPLWAALFGDPTPLRGLERNAVWWAFVDMPAEFPPAVNRGSGARAAYVCDLRTASARYPHDRALHHLIREIRTASADFAALWDAAAVGVHEPMTKTVEHAEIGPITLDCDILAALGTDLRIIALSAPTGSPPAEQLRMLDVSRRLAAT
- a CDS encoding sensor histidine kinase, yielding MIFVACVTAMSTGGALAVKVRGWVYEGAQQSVYTEFRRDIEKSGHGTDYLNSPYNNYTVTVNGAVVRQGDTQLGEISAGLREKLDRSRDMYLFQRLPGRRVAIGYSAPETSGATDRYVSIYTVRELAGVQEKLHQLLWIIVLSVLGCAVIGTALGFALTRSIVRPLRGIQSAAREVADGAPDSRLPDTDIDEFQDVTTTFNDMVERQRETIRGLTEQDERAKRFVSDVAHELRSPLAALVPAAEVLDEELAGQGGHAGTAARLIGSQITDLARLVDDLLEMSQRDRGTASVLSESVDLANLTLRTLRLRGWSHRVTVLPETGVGPTINSDPRRLEAIIANLVGNALRHGHPPVTITIGSSAASSWVEVRDHGVGIPAEQADRVFERMYKVSESRTRTGGAGLGLAIARENARLLGGDVVYHREGDTTVFRCVLPR